A portion of the Anthonomus grandis grandis chromosome 7, icAntGran1.3, whole genome shotgun sequence genome contains these proteins:
- the LOC126738758 gene encoding protein spaetzle-like → MVTGYQWVNFVVLFLLLDKVSVSSARPEAKSKGNNTIVKLLVSEEYSNKTKPRILTHPPNVDFYGQEQEIVFPDSIADRIDVPIRLGLPKCSSEGLPFCEEVETYPYTHIKRVLQRNTILKSLFGQDEAPEIASRLGDEDEKFVCRSVKQTIFPKMGETKNNKWKFIINQGDDEEGFVQGVQVEICKNPEGECDIPGNPMLNPGYTLTCKQKYVYRRLLSIDNKGEPVQDSFKMPSACCCAYKQNFDFLTRLGKSASTKAPKKEQATTVS, encoded by the exons ATGGTAACAGGTTACCAGTGGGtgaattttgttgttttgtttttattgctg GACAAAGTAAGCGTATCTTCTGCACGTCCTGAGGCAAAATCAAAAGGGAACAATACTATAGTTAAACTACTGGTTTCAGAAGAATATAGTAATAAGACCAAGCCGAGGATCCTGACACATCCACCTAACGTAG atttttatggCCAGGAGCAAGAAATAGTCTTTCCAGACTCCATAGCTGACAGAATAGATGTCCCAATAAGGTTGGGCCTTCCCAAATGTTCTTCAGAAGGGCTACCTTTTTGTGAGGAGGTCGAGACTTACCCTTACACTCACATCAAAAGGGTGCTTCAgagaaatacaattttaaaatcgtTGTTTGGTCAAGATGAG gcaCCGGAAATTGCAAGCCGTTTAGGAGATGAAGATGAAAAATTTGTGTGCAGATCAGTTAAGCAAacgatttttccaaaaatgggagaaacgaaaaataataaatggaaatttattataaaccaaGGGGATGATGAGGAAGGATTCGTGCAGGGAGTCCAGGTGgaaatttgtaaaaa TCCAGAAGGAGAATGCGACATTCCAGGAAATCCAATGTTAAATCCCGGCTATACATTAACTTGCAAACAAAAATACGTGTATCGAAGATTGTTATCTATAGATAACAAAGGCGAACCAGTGCAGGACTCTTTTAAAATGCCCTCTGCATGCTGTTGCGcctataaacaaaattttgactttttaacGAGGTTAGGAAAAAGCGCTTCTACAAAAGCACCTAAAAAGGAACAAGCGACAACTGTATCTTAG